From a single Nostoc sp. MS1 genomic region:
- a CDS encoding microviridin/marinostatin family tricyclic proteinase inhibitor: MSTSKTKTVDVGVVPFFARFLEGQATEGEGTETPSFPWTFKYPSDLEDK; the protein is encoded by the coding sequence ATGTCTACAAGTAAAACTAAGACAGTGGATGTTGGAGTGGTACCATTCTTTGCGCGTTTCTTGGAAGGACAAGCTACGGAAGGTGAAGGTACTGAGACTCCTTCTTTCCCTTGGACTTTCAAGTATCCTTCAGATTTAGAAGACAAGTAA
- a CDS encoding microviridin/marinostatin family tricyclic proteinase inhibitor: protein MSTNAVQTANVEAVPFFARFLEEQVAQAPDPAYNIPETLKYPSDWEEY, encoded by the coding sequence ATGTCTACCAACGCAGTACAAACAGCTAACGTGGAAGCTGTACCTTTCTTCGCCCGTTTCTTGGAAGAGCAAGTAGCCCAAGCACCTGATCCTGCCTATAACATACCTGAGACTTTAAAGTATCCTTCCGATTGGGAAGAATATTAA
- a CDS encoding microviridin/marinostatin family tricyclic proteinase inhibitor — protein MSTNTVQTANVEAVPFFARFLEEQVAEVSDTAPYETRKYPSDWEEY, from the coding sequence ATGTCTACCAACACAGTACAAACAGCAAACGTAGAAGCTGTACCATTTTTCGCGCGTTTCTTGGAAGAGCAAGTAGCTGAAGTATCTGATACTGCTCCTTACGAGACTAGAAAGTATCCTTCCGATTGGGAAGAATACTAA
- a CDS encoding MvdC family ATP-grasp ribosomal peptide maturase, with the protein MRLSRDVVLLISHSGDFFTIDRVAEALLKKGAQPFRLDTDKFPLDVQLTAHFDKSKSYHTIEYNNQSISTEQVQAVWMRRIWEPQLGEELAPKFREACIRESSATLDGFWDSLKDARWVDNLERIDYANNKLRQLRVASEVGFAIPQTLVTNKAEAAREFFVQVNGKMVSKLLTAISRSMQANSSFFVYTSTVKEEDLQDAESLRYCPMVFQELIPKQQELRVVYVNGNVFVGALNAEVYAGAKVDWRKPGVDVGAWQHHQLPDEVIRRLQAFMAKFGLSFGSLDFILTPSGEYVFLEVNPVGEWGMLEKDLDLPIANAIADTLLSK; encoded by the coding sequence ATGCGCCTGTCTCGTGATGTTGTTTTATTAATCAGCCATAGTGGTGATTTTTTCACAATAGATAGAGTGGCTGAAGCCTTATTAAAAAAAGGAGCGCAACCATTTCGTTTAGATACGGATAAGTTTCCTCTAGATGTGCAATTAACAGCACATTTTGACAAGTCTAAAAGCTACCACACCATAGAATATAACAACCAATCTATCAGCACAGAGCAGGTGCAAGCTGTATGGATGCGGCGCATTTGGGAACCACAACTAGGTGAAGAGTTAGCGCCAAAGTTCCGAGAAGCTTGTATAAGAGAATCAAGCGCAACTTTAGATGGTTTTTGGGATAGTCTCAAGGACGCTCGTTGGGTAGATAATTTAGAGCGGATAGATTATGCAAATAACAAACTGCGTCAACTGCGGGTTGCATCGGAAGTAGGTTTTGCTATTCCCCAAACTCTTGTCACCAACAAAGCCGAAGCAGCCAGAGAGTTTTTTGTCCAAGTCAATGGCAAAATGGTAAGCAAGCTGTTAACTGCTATTTCCCGCAGTATGCAGGCTAACTCCTCATTCTTTGTTTACACCAGCACCGTTAAAGAAGAAGACTTACAAGATGCCGAATCACTGCGCTACTGTCCAATGGTATTTCAAGAGCTAATTCCTAAGCAACAAGAATTGCGGGTAGTGTATGTGAATGGCAATGTATTTGTAGGGGCGCTCAATGCAGAGGTGTATGCAGGAGCTAAAGTTGACTGGCGTAAACCAGGGGTTGATGTTGGCGCATGGCAACACCATCAGCTTCCAGATGAAGTAATTCGTCGTTTGCAAGCCTTCATGGCTAAATTTGGGCTTTCCTTTGGCTCATTAGATTTCATCCTCACCCCATCAGGAGAATATGTCTTTTTGGAGGTCAACCCCGTAGGCGAATGGGGAATGCTAGAAAAGGATTTAGACTTGCCAATTGCGAATGCGATCGCTGATACTCTGCTTTCTAAATAA
- a CDS encoding MvdD family ATP-grasp ribosomal peptide maturase codes for MTVLIVTFSNDNESIPLVIKEIEARGEKAFRFDTDRYPTEVKLDIYAGDTERVIITDGEQQLDLSDVTSVWYRRMRYGQKIPNSMDKQYRDASIQECRATVRGMIASLQAFHFDKMSNVDRANNKQLQLQIAKKVGLLTPRTLTSNNPEAVRKFAQECPQGIITKMLSSFAIYDDQGRENVVFTTPITDDDLENMEGLRFCPMTFQENVPKALELRTTIVGHHVFTAAVDSQSLEGSTYDWRKEGRTLSKNWQPYNLPEDIEKKLLLLMAEFGLNYGAIDIIVTPDGRHVFLEVNPVGEFFWMEIYSPHYPISQAIAEVLLTNKN; via the coding sequence ATGACAGTATTAATAGTTACATTTAGCAACGACAACGAAAGCATTCCTCTAGTCATCAAAGAAATTGAAGCCAGAGGAGAAAAAGCATTCCGCTTCGATACAGACAGATATCCCACCGAAGTCAAGCTAGATATTTATGCTGGTGATACTGAGCGAGTAATTATCACTGATGGCGAACAGCAGCTAGATTTAAGTGACGTGACCTCAGTTTGGTATCGGCGGATGCGCTACGGACAAAAAATCCCTAACTCAATGGACAAGCAATACAGAGATGCTTCAATTCAGGAATGTCGCGCCACAGTGCGGGGGATGATTGCCAGTCTGCAAGCGTTTCATTTTGATAAAATGTCTAATGTGGATCGGGCGAATAATAAGCAACTACAGTTGCAAATTGCCAAAAAAGTAGGGCTTTTAACTCCCCGGACATTAACTTCAAATAATCCCGAAGCAGTGAGGAAGTTTGCTCAAGAATGTCCGCAAGGTATCATCACCAAAATGCTTTCTTCCTTTGCTATTTATGATGATCAGGGGCGAGAAAACGTAGTGTTTACTACTCCAATTACAGATGATGATTTGGAGAATATGGAAGGACTGCGTTTTTGTCCAATGACATTCCAAGAAAATGTGCCAAAGGCGCTGGAATTACGCACAACTATTGTCGGACATCACGTATTTACAGCCGCAGTAGATTCTCAAAGCTTAGAAGGATCTACTTATGACTGGCGCAAAGAGGGAAGAACTTTATCTAAGAATTGGCAACCCTACAACTTGCCAGAAGATATTGAGAAGAAGCTCCTTCTACTCATGGCTGAGTTTGGCTTAAACTATGGAGCCATTGATATTATTGTCACTCCCGATGGTCGTCATGTATTCTTGGAAGTAAACCCAGTCGGGGAATTTTTCTGGATGGAGATATACTCTCCACACTATCCGATTTCCCAGGCGATCGCAGAAGTACTACTAACTAATAAAAACTAG
- a CDS encoding patatin-like phospholipase family protein — MTDLIDTQIVLTFDGVDDYIDFGRNDLGGVFAQGNTAFTVSGWINPHELTSKSTSYGTRNVFFARSSERYSDNFEFGISETGGLDIYIDETVSKGIKTFGRGELTLGQWHFFAIVFNSSKVTVYLDDNEYTDSLRGSALNKATSSITLGATLHKQVYFKGQLANISVWNYPLTHEQIQTHRCGLIVGDEEGLVAYWKLNDGQGTTVKNQKGKSYQGNFRGNPSWELAQIPFATELTAQVPLAESISIQEDIQIETEVISDISEENISTLTTDLLAATIPLVSNEEEQIQEIPQIKINSEESDINLTLITLQPNEEESKKDQKQVSENIPQAPTFTQEEVPEKMNTEARPKYKILAIDGGGIRGIIPAFLLAEIERRTQKPIFSLFDLIAGTSSGGILALGLTKPRLTTDVSDNSPVAEYTAEDLIQLFIEYGVEIFYEPLFERILGPLEDIFLQPKYPSKSKQEILKQYFGDSLLENSLKEVFVTSYDIEQRLPIFFTSQLEKQEVESKKFRKLCAGFSRLDAALATSATPTYFAPHRIASPHNTNGFYTLIDGGVFANNPTHLATLEAQINSKRQANTTLNLEDILVVSLGTGSLTSAYPYNEVKNWGLLQWSRPLLNIVFDSGSEVVSGQLERLFEPSNQDAKSYYYRFQALLDGDVEEIDNIKLKNTRQLQTIAHRLISEISPQIDEICSLLLG, encoded by the coding sequence GTGACAGACCTCATAGATACACAAATAGTTTTAACATTTGATGGTGTAGATGATTATATAGATTTTGGCAGAAATGATCTAGGCGGCGTTTTTGCTCAAGGAAATACAGCATTCACTGTTTCTGGATGGATAAATCCACATGAACTAACAAGTAAATCCACTAGTTACGGAACACGTAATGTATTCTTTGCTCGTTCTTCTGAGCGATATAGTGATAATTTTGAATTTGGCATTAGTGAAACAGGTGGCTTAGATATTTACATTGATGAAACTGTTAGCAAAGGTATCAAAACCTTTGGCAGAGGAGAATTGACTCTAGGACAATGGCATTTTTTTGCTATTGTCTTCAACAGTAGTAAAGTTACAGTGTATCTTGATGATAATGAATACACTGATTCTCTTCGAGGGTCAGCCTTAAATAAAGCTACAAGTTCAATAACTTTAGGGGCAACTTTACACAAACAAGTATATTTTAAAGGGCAATTAGCAAACATTAGCGTTTGGAATTATCCGCTTACTCACGAACAAATTCAAACCCATCGCTGTGGGCTAATAGTTGGGGATGAAGAAGGGCTTGTGGCCTACTGGAAATTAAATGATGGGCAAGGCACAACTGTTAAAAACCAAAAAGGAAAATCCTATCAAGGAAATTTTCGTGGTAATCCTAGTTGGGAATTAGCACAAATCCCCTTTGCAACAGAATTAACTGCTCAAGTTCCCCTTGCAGAATCAATATCTATTCAAGAAGATATCCAAATTGAAACAGAAGTTATATCCGATATTTCTGAAGAAAATATCTCAACTCTAACTACAGATTTATTAGCAGCAACAATACCATTAGTAAGTAACGAAGAAGAGCAGATACAGGAAATTCCCCAGATAAAAATAAATAGTGAAGAATCAGACATTAACCTGACTTTGATTACTCTCCAACCAAATGAAGAGGAATCTAAAAAAGACCAAAAACAAGTTTCTGAAAATATCCCACAAGCACCAACATTTACACAAGAGGAAGTGCCAGAAAAAATGAATACAGAAGCGCGTCCTAAATATAAAATACTTGCCATTGATGGAGGCGGTATTCGGGGCATAATTCCTGCATTCCTGCTAGCAGAAATAGAAAGGCGGACACAAAAGCCTATATTTAGTTTGTTTGATTTAATTGCTGGTACTTCAAGCGGTGGCATTTTAGCACTCGGACTAACCAAACCTCGGTTAACTACAGATGTATCTGATAATTCTCCAGTTGCTGAATACACTGCTGAGGATCTCATACAGTTATTTATTGAGTATGGAGTAGAAATATTTTATGAGCCATTATTTGAAAGAATACTTGGCCCCTTAGAAGATATATTTCTCCAACCAAAATATCCTTCTAAAAGCAAACAAGAAATTTTAAAACAATATTTTGGTGATAGCCTTTTAGAAAATAGTCTTAAAGAAGTCTTTGTCACTAGTTACGATATAGAACAGCGCCTTCCCATATTTTTTACCAGTCAACTAGAAAAACAAGAGGTAGAATCGAAAAAGTTTCGCAAATTATGTGCGGGTTTTTCGCGCCTGGATGCAGCATTAGCCACTAGTGCTACTCCCACTTATTTTGCTCCCCATCGTATTGCTAGCCCCCACAATACAAACGGCTTTTATACTTTAATCGATGGTGGCGTATTTGCTAATAATCCAACCCATTTAGCTACTTTAGAAGCCCAAATTAATAGTAAACGCCAAGCCAACACAACCCTCAATCTGGAAGATATCTTAGTAGTGTCTTTAGGCACAGGTTCATTGACAAGTGCTTATCCATATAACGAAGTCAAAAATTGGGGTCTTTTGCAATGGAGCAGACCACTTTTAAATATTGTATTTGATAGTGGTAGTGAAGTCGTATCTGGACAGTTAGAACGTTTGTTTGAACCTAGTAATCAAGATGCTAAAAGTTATTATTATCGTTTTCAAGCTTTGTTAGATGGAGATGTAGAAGAAATAGATAACATTAAACTAAAGAATACTCGTCAACTACAAACAATAGCTCATCGCCTAATTTCTGAGATTAGCCCTCAAATTGATGAAATTTGTAGTCTATTGTTAGGTTAA
- a CDS encoding ABC transporter ATP-binding protein/permease, with product MQTSSVREKTITNPFSILTQFWQDVKIVAGPYWYPTQAEGRVFTDVIRSWGMLILLVFLIVAFVGANAANSYWNRYVVDIIIEDRSLDKYNTTLLPSCFILVGMVLLVTSLRYVRKKVTLDWYKWLNNHILDKYFSNQAYYKINFKSNIDNPDQRLSQELEPITSSALRFSTTLLEKFLEMGSALLILLMVSREITIYLIIYTIIGNLVFVYLNQTINKVNQEEIAFKADFAYCLSHVRNHAESIAFFHGEEDELNIIQRRFNNVLATAERRLNLEKGQDAFGRAYQSAIGVFSMFILTPLFIQDQIDYGEINQVSFACFVFSNALGELLAEFGTSGRFSGYVKRLAEFSDALEAVSQQPDKVKTIQVLEEKRLAFENLTLQTPNYEQVIVEDLSLSVQQGEGLLIVGPSGRGKSSLLRAIAGLWNAGSGRLVRPPLEEVLFLPQRPYIILGTLREQLLYPHTDRKVSDRELTTILQQVNLQHLLTRVGGFDTEVPWENILSLGEQQRLAFARLLITHPSFTILDEATSALDLHNEDNLYQQLQETKTTFISVGHRESLFKYHQWVLELSQESSWQLVSTKDYRKQKGIADKSIQKEQVTIDVLPKNELDIKLDKSITATIVGLSHQEIQPLTNYAISTIKSKANRGEPITTKDNVTYRYNKDSKVGKWVKE from the coding sequence ATGCAAACTTCGTCTGTACGTGAGAAAACCATAACAAATCCTTTTTCGATACTAACTCAATTTTGGCAAGATGTCAAAATAGTAGCTGGGCCTTATTGGTATCCAACACAAGCAGAAGGAAGAGTATTTACAGATGTGATTCGTTCATGGGGAATGCTGATTCTGCTTGTGTTTTTAATAGTTGCATTTGTAGGTGCAAACGCTGCTAATAGTTACTGGAATCGTTATGTAGTTGATATTATTATTGAAGACAGAAGTTTAGATAAATATAACACTACTTTGTTGCCTTCCTGCTTTATTCTTGTAGGGATGGTTCTTTTAGTAACTTCTTTAAGATATGTCAGAAAGAAAGTTACTCTTGACTGGTATAAATGGTTAAATAATCATATTTTAGACAAATATTTTAGCAATCAAGCTTACTATAAAATAAATTTTAAATCTAATATTGATAATCCCGACCAACGTCTATCCCAAGAACTTGAACCTATTACTAGTAGTGCTTTGAGGTTTTCGACTACATTACTAGAAAAATTTTTAGAGATGGGAAGTGCTTTGTTAATTCTCTTGATGGTTTCTAGAGAAATTACAATTTACTTAATTATTTATACAATTATTGGTAATTTAGTATTTGTTTATTTAAATCAGACAATAAATAAAGTTAATCAAGAAGAAATTGCATTTAAAGCGGACTTTGCATATTGCCTAAGTCATGTTCGCAATCATGCTGAATCAATTGCTTTTTTTCATGGAGAGGAAGACGAATTAAATATAATTCAGCGCAGATTTAATAATGTGTTAGCAACTGCTGAACGTAGATTGAATTTAGAGAAAGGACAAGACGCTTTTGGTAGAGCCTATCAGTCTGCTATTGGTGTATTTTCCATGTTTATCCTTACTCCTTTATTTATTCAAGATCAAATTGATTATGGTGAAATTAACCAAGTAAGTTTTGCGTGCTTTGTTTTTTCTAATGCTTTGGGAGAGTTATTAGCTGAATTTGGAACTTCAGGGCGATTTTCTGGCTATGTAAAGCGTTTAGCTGAGTTCTCAGATGCGTTAGAAGCTGTTAGTCAACAACCAGATAAGGTCAAGACTATTCAAGTTCTAGAAGAAAAACGGTTAGCTTTTGAGAATCTCACATTACAAACACCAAATTACGAGCAAGTAATTGTTGAAGATTTATCACTATCGGTTCAGCAAGGTGAAGGTTTATTAATTGTAGGCCCTAGTGGTAGGGGTAAGAGTTCTTTGTTAAGAGCGATCGCAGGTTTATGGAATGCTGGAAGTGGTCGCTTGGTGCGTCCTCCCCTGGAAGAAGTACTATTTTTACCTCAACGTCCTTACATTATTTTGGGAACTCTGCGGGAACAGTTGCTATACCCACACACAGATCGCAAAGTGAGCGATCGCGAACTCACAACAATTTTGCAACAAGTTAACCTGCAACACTTGCTTACTCGTGTAGGCGGCTTTGACACAGAAGTTCCTTGGGAGAATATTTTATCTTTAGGAGAACAACAACGCCTAGCTTTTGCACGACTACTTATTACACATCCTAGTTTTACCATCTTAGATGAAGCAACCAGCGCCTTAGATTTGCACAACGAAGATAATTTATATCAACAATTACAGGAAACAAAAACAACATTCATTAGTGTAGGCCATAGAGAAAGTCTATTTAAATATCATCAATGGGTACTAGAACTTTCACAAGAGTCTAGTTGGCAACTTGTTTCTACAAAAGATTATCGTAAACAAAAAGGCATAGCTGATAAATCAATCCAAAAGGAGCAAGTCACTATCGATGTTTTACCTAAAAATGAACTCGATATAAAATTAGACAAATCAATAACCGCGACAATTGTAGGGCTATCTCATCAAGAAATTCAACCACTCACAAATTATGCTATTAGCACTATCAAAAGCAAAGCTAATCGAGGAGAGCCTATCACTACAAAAGATAATGTAACTTACCGCTACAACAAAGATTCAAAAGTAGGCAAATGGGTCAAAGAATAG
- a CDS encoding GNAT family N-acetyltransferase, translated as MEKISTPRLELVPFKLELVKKAISGNAELASFMSVKVLSDWHGQEFFENLPFIVDILCQYPLQGEWGWGALIIHRADNTLIGHVMVKIIPDSTGSPSGSLEIGYYVASSYRRQGYASEATKAVIDWTLSQPSVQTVTAGCNPDNIASKRVLEKSGMQLVESREKVLVWKLSKTASVK; from the coding sequence ATGGAAAAAATTTCTACCCCACGGTTAGAGCTAGTACCTTTTAAACTAGAATTAGTAAAAAAGGCCATTTCTGGGAATGCTGAATTAGCATCATTTATGAGTGTGAAAGTGTTATCCGATTGGCACGGGCAAGAGTTTTTTGAAAATTTGCCGTTTATTGTAGATATTCTTTGCCAATATCCGTTACAAGGTGAATGGGGGTGGGGAGCCTTAATCATTCATAGAGCAGATAATACTCTTATTGGTCACGTTATGGTAAAAATCATTCCAGATAGTACAGGTTCTCCTTCAGGTTCCTTGGAAATTGGTTATTATGTAGCCTCATCATATCGACGACAGGGGTATGCTTCTGAAGCTACGAAAGCTGTGATAGATTGGACGTTATCTCAACCTAGTGTGCAAACTGTAACTGCTGGATGCAATCCCGATAATATAGCTTCAAAGCGAGTGTTAGAAAAAAGTGGTATGCAGCTTGTAGAATCACGAGAGAAAGTTTTGGTGTGGAAATTAAGCAAAACAGCTAGCGTCAAGTAA
- a CDS encoding GUN4 domain-containing protein — translation MLAKRQKQLITYESITIYQKNYKFPILKNAELKKVKKKINNCQNLIKDGTKYHSYFWGVVKQKEEISQGEVLAEVKLLIKDYSQLIDFLEKYKDSYQDFLLKFIDDWRNLYSQKYLEIKKINEERNKLEIKNRDNHQILEKLKWEKEENIKSTLLLSNTNLLILEKVKILSEGIKELAEDTKKQKQAIRQIIKDIEIYQEIYEYQIKATKIRQEIAKIAETAINLENSLQEYFSPFQSLIDELVKIDANFYATIGEIQNLTSSALNSQANILTIQDSNTSHNILNLLVESYEKKDRLQDAFLQAHFLNESVNNDDLTQDDLTVNQAIYLISNYMSTQLVAQKKILGIVETDTTPLSHQPYIEKVELEEPSNNDIEFNQEFEKNISIDYGRLQNLLAQYKWQEADIETAKLMLQVMGKNYWHEVYKEDIVNFSCQDFHKIDQLWQQYSRGYFGFSVQLSIWHEIGGQVDYETKKKLGDRLGWRKEGNWLNYNQLTFKLSPTTPMGHLPVKWLHYDQDMFDISLNSSAEPLSMGAWRVGSWLIWQMHLFFIRAKICHETSS, via the coding sequence ATGCTAGCTAAAAGGCAAAAACAACTAATTACTTATGAATCAATTACGATTTATCAGAAAAATTATAAATTTCCCATTCTGAAAAATGCCGAATTAAAAAAAGTTAAAAAGAAAATTAATAACTGCCAAAATTTAATTAAGGATGGTACAAAATATCATTCTTATTTTTGGGGAGTAGTTAAACAAAAAGAAGAAATTAGCCAAGGGGAAGTTTTAGCAGAAGTTAAGTTATTAATTAAAGATTATAGTCAATTAATAGATTTTTTGGAAAAATATAAAGATAGTTATCAAGATTTTTTATTAAAATTCATAGATGACTGGAGAAACCTGTATAGTCAAAAATATCTTGAAATTAAAAAGATTAACGAAGAAAGAAATAAACTAGAAATTAAGAATAGAGATAATCATCAAATTCTAGAAAAACTCAAGTGGGAGAAGGAAGAAAACATAAAATCAACATTATTGTTGAGTAATACTAATCTTTTGATTTTAGAAAAAGTCAAAATCCTTAGTGAAGGAATTAAGGAATTAGCGGAAGATACTAAAAAGCAGAAGCAGGCTATTAGACAAATAATTAAAGATATAGAAATATATCAAGAAATTTATGAATATCAAATCAAAGCTACAAAAATTCGTCAAGAAATAGCTAAAATAGCCGAAACAGCAATTAATTTAGAAAATTCTCTACAAGAATACTTTAGTCCATTTCAGTCTTTAATAGATGAGTTAGTAAAAATAGATGCGAATTTTTACGCCACTATTGGAGAAATTCAAAATTTAACAAGTAGTGCTTTAAATTCCCAAGCAAATATATTAACAATACAAGACAGTAATACATCTCATAACATCCTCAATTTACTAGTAGAAAGTTATGAGAAAAAAGATAGATTACAAGATGCTTTTTTACAAGCACATTTTTTAAATGAATCAGTTAATAATGATGATTTAACTCAAGATGATCTAACTGTAAATCAAGCGATTTACTTAATATCTAATTATATGTCTACTCAACTGGTTGCTCAAAAAAAGATATTAGGGATAGTAGAAACAGATACGACTCCTCTTAGTCATCAGCCTTATATAGAAAAAGTAGAACTTGAGGAACCATCTAATAATGATATTGAGTTTAACCAAGAATTTGAAAAAAATATATCTATTGATTATGGCAGACTGCAAAATCTTCTAGCACAGTATAAATGGCAAGAAGCAGATATTGAAACTGCTAAATTAATGCTACAAGTTATGGGGAAGAATTATTGGCATGAAGTTTATAAAGAAGATATTGTGAATTTCTCCTGTCAGGACTTCCATAAAATTGATCAACTTTGGCAACAATATAGTCGTGGTTACTTTGGTTTTAGTGTTCAGTTAAGTATTTGGCATGAAATAGGCGGACAAGTGGATTATGAAACAAAAAAGAAGTTAGGCGATCGCCTGGGTTGGCGCAAGGAGGGAAACTGGTTAAATTACAACCAACTAACTTTTAAATTATCCCCGACAACACCGATGGGACACCTACCAGTCAAATGGTTACATTACGACCAAGATATGTTTGATATATCGCTAAACTCATCCGCCGAACCTCTATCAATGGGTGCTTGGCGAGTTGGTTCTTGGCTAATATGGCAGATGCACTTATTTTTTATTCGTGCAAAGATTTGTCATGAAACTTCATCATGA
- a CDS encoding ThiF family adenylyltransferase, with protein MSIFFHEQLYRSHAVMAKLKNYPITICGAGALGANIAENLARSGFEKLTIIDRDRIEERNLSTQPYYRSDVGAFKAKILGNNLYRAIGTKVEAKTKELTPTNTTQLLKDSQLIVDVFDNSVARQAVKDYAEKFSVPCIHAGLAADYAEVIWNESYRVPSDVNDDVCDYPLARNLVMLTVAVTCEAIVSFVATAQQRNFTITLKDLTVIAI; from the coding sequence ATGAGTATCTTTTTTCACGAACAGCTTTACCGTAGCCATGCAGTAATGGCAAAGTTGAAAAACTATCCTATAACAATTTGTGGGGCTGGAGCATTAGGCGCTAACATAGCTGAAAACTTGGCTCGGTCTGGTTTTGAGAAACTAACGATAATCGACCGCGATCGCATTGAGGAACGTAATCTTTCTACTCAACCATACTATCGTTCTGATGTAGGAGCATTCAAAGCAAAAATTTTGGGGAATAATCTATATCGAGCAATTGGTACTAAAGTAGAAGCCAAAACCAAGGAATTAACACCAACAAACACAACTCAACTCCTCAAAGATAGTCAACTAATTGTTGATGTCTTTGATAATAGTGTGGCACGCCAAGCAGTGAAAGATTATGCTGAAAAGTTTAGCGTTCCTTGTATTCATGCTGGACTAGCAGCTGATTATGCAGAAGTAATTTGGAATGAATCTTATCGCGTACCTTCCGACGTGAATGATGACGTTTGTGATTATCCCCTAGCGCGTAACTTAGTTATGTTAACTGTTGCTGTAACTTGTGAGGCGATTGTTTCATTTGTGGCTACAGCACAACAGCGTAACTTTACCATCACCTTGAAAGATTTAACTGTTATCGCAATTTAA